Genomic segment of Desulfuromonadales bacterium:
GCCAGGGGACCGAAATCGGCGAAGTCGAAGCTGCCGCAACGCACCCCGGCCGTCACGAAGAAGGCCAGCAGCAGCATGAGTGCGAGGTGGGCGAGCACCAGGTAGAGCCAGGCGGCCTTGCGTACCTCGGGCTGCCGGTGCTCGAAGGCGACCAGAAAAAACGAGGCGAGGGTCATGATCTCCCAGGCGGCCAGGAACAACACGGCATTGGCGGCCGTGACCACCAGGATGATGGCGGCAACCAGCAGATTGAAGAAAAACCAGTGCGGACCCAGCGCTCCGGGACGGGGATAATCGCGCAGATAGCCAACGGCATAGACCGCGCACAGCAGGGCGAGGAGGCAGGTCGGCAGGAGGAAGAAGGCCGCCAGGGGGTCGAGGTGCAGAGCCAGCCGCCCCCCGGGAACCGACCATGCCAGGGTCCAGAAGGGCGAGTCGCCGGCGGTGAGTTCCGTCACGGCCGCCAATATGCCCAGCAGGGCACCCGCCAAGGCACCGGCACAACCCAGGATGCTTGCAAGCCGCGGCCGCCCGCTGGTCACCAGGGCCAGCAGGCCGCCGGCGGCGAAAAGCAGCAGGGAGCCAAGCAGCAGCGTCATAGCAACTCCATCTCCTCCGCGGAGGGGATACCCCAACGGTCAATTTCGAATTCATGCAGGTGCCGACGCCGCCAGACAAAGTAGCAGGCCCCGCCGGTCGTGCAGCTGATGGCGGCCAGGAAAAGAGCCGGAATGCCGATTTTCGCAAAAGCCAGCCCGCCGAGCAATCCGCCGGTGAAAAACCCGCCAAGCAGCACGGTCAGCAGCAGCAGCTTCCAGACTTCGAGGCGTCGATAACGGATCATCTGCCCGAGCAGGACTCCGATGTCCGTGACCATGCCGGAGACATGCGTGGTGCGGATGATCAGCCCGTAATAACTGCTCGCCATGGCGTTTTGCAGACCACAGGCCATCGCCGCCAGGGGGATGCCGCTGCGTCTCTGGTAAAGCAGCAGAATGGCCGAGGTGGTCAGCAGCGCACCTTCCAGCATCATCGTAATCCCATAGCGGC
This window contains:
- a CDS encoding YoaK family protein, with amino-acid sequence MPYSPYREKKNLFRERPWVFVFGGLLSSVAGFVNVVLLGIYHVPVSHMSGAVSRLAIDVTTLNRADLRGALAIFIGFLCGAILSGLIIGATRIRPGRRYGITMMLEGALLTTSAILLLYQRRSGIPLAAMACGLQNAMASSYYGLIIRTTHVSGMVTDIGVLLGQMIRYRRLEVWKLLLLTVLLGGFFTGGLLGGLAFAKIGIPALFLAAISCTTGGACYFVWRRRHLHEFEIDRWGIPSAEEMELL